The window AATAGGAAAATTCCCAATATTAATGGAAGGTAAGTGTTCCGGATAAAGAGGGAATTAGAAGCAGAATATTCCGATAATAAAAAGGGTATTTATGGTAAAATTATAGTTGCGGTAAAAAATACATATATGATCTAGTTCAGTAGGAGTCTTATTAATTTGGAAATTGGTTGGAGGCATTAGTTATGGGTTACATTATGGATATAAGAAAATTAGTTGGAAGCCGTCCTCTTATAATGGCCGGCGCTTGTGTCATTTTAATAGATGAAGAAAATAGACTTTTATTGCAGCTTCGTCAGGATAATAATTGCTGGGGATTAGCTGGTGGCTCATTAGAATTAGGAGAGTCTTTCGAACAGGTGGCTAAAAGAGAATTGTTTGAAGAAACAGGTCTAGTTGCAAATGCTTTAGAGCTATTGAATGTGTACTCCGGAGAACGATTCTATTATAAATACCCTCATGGCGATGAAGTATATAACGTTGTAGCAGCTTACATATGCAAGGATTATCAAGGTAAGTTAAGATTGGAAGAAAGTGAAGTCCAAGAATTAAAATTCTTTAAATTGGATGAACTCCCACCCAATATTAGTCCACCTGATTTACCAATCATTATTGAATATATTAATAGAGCAAATCATATGCAGTGCTCCAAGAAGGATTGTTGAAAATGATGTTGAATTTATTTTTTATGAATCTTGGAGATTGATAGGAGTTGGAAAAATGAACATTGAATTTACAGAATTAGAGGATTATGAGGTAGCTTATATTAGACGAACTGGAAGTTACTTTGAAGTGCAAGAACATTGGGGAAGGTTGATCGATTGGGCAATGACGAATGGACTTTTTCCACCTCACCAATCCTTTATAGGCATATCCTTAGACAATCCGGATCTAGTTGAACCAAATCAATGTCGCCATGATGCATGTGTCACAATTCCTGAAAGTTTTGAAAAAGAGAAGCATCCGGATGTTCAATTCAGGAAATTGGATGGTGGTCTGTACGCATTACATTCATTTTACGATACGCCTGAAAAGCTGAATGGTGTTTACCAATATATGTTTGGTCAATGGTTACCCCATAGTGAATATGAGTCAGATAACAATAGATTTCCCCTTGAATTTAATATGAATAACCTTGCCGAAGATCCGGAAGGGAAATGTAAGGTGGATTTATATGTACCTATTAAAAAGAAAATCTATATTAAGTAGATTCCATAGCGAGGAGGAATAGGATTGAAAATCGTGGATACATTCTCTGTATTCCCAAAAGAGCCAAATGTAGAAAAGCTGCGTGCATATCATCAAAAGTTTCCCGAGATATTTCGTACCTATTTTTTATATCATTGCCAAGATACCGATGAAAGGCTAAACAATGCCATTGAAAAATATACAGCTGATTGGGAGTCCATTAAAAAAGTACACCAGTCTATTGGTGATTTAATAGAAGAAGCTATTGTTACCTATGAAACAAAGTATCGTCTAGAATTCCCGGTTACTGTGAACTTAATTATCGGGGCGTATGGTTCCAATGCTTATACACACCGAGAAATAATACCGGATATAACCTTTGCAATGGAAAGATTATCTTTTGAAGAAGATCCCTTGCGTGTTATTATAGCTCACGAATTTGGTCATGCGGCACATAATATTATCTCACAAGAGCATCAGATGAATTGGAAAAACGTACAATGGAATCATCCCTATGTCACGTTATTACAAGAAGGGGCAGCAACACATTTCTCAAAGAAGATTGTACCTAACCTCAACGAATCCATCTATTTTTCTTATGATCATACCGGTGATGAATGGCTGAAATTTGCGAAGGAACATAAAGAAGACATCATTAGTAGTTTTGCAATTGATATCAAGAGAGAAAAAGAGAACGTACAAATCTATAAAGAATGGTTTTCGATAAATGGAGGTTCGAAATTTGGCTTTTCAAGATTTGGCTATTTCATAGCAGATTGCTTTTTCCAGGATAGTCTCCATAAAATAGGAGAGCTCGATACATTGCTATTATGGAAGAACGAAGGGTTCTTTTCAAATGTAGAGGAATGGTTAAATAAGTTTGTTCCTACAAACAATTAAGGGGCTTTATGTGAAGTTTAGAACTCTTCGGAGGAAAAGAATAATAACTTAATTACTAATTCTTTGTTCTTTCATCTCTTATAGACTAATAATGAACTTAAAGAGATTATAAACTCGAAGAACAAAAATACCAGATACTAAGAAGGAGAAATGATGGAACTATATCAAGCTACACTCGAAGATTTAGAAGGTACTTCACATCTATTTAACCTGTATCGCATGTTTTACAATCAAGAATCAGACTTGGAACGGGCTAGAGCTTACATAAAAGAACGTATAGAGAGCAAGACTTCAGTCATATTTATCGTAAAAGATAAAGGCAAGTTGATTGGTTTTACTCAACTGTATCCAACATTTTCATCTATCTCGATGAAAAGAGCGTGGATACTAAATGATCTATATGTAGATGCAGGAGCAAGAAAACAAGGAGTAGGAGAGATGCTCTTAAATAAAGCTAAAGAATTTGCTATTGAAACAGGGGCTAAATGTCTTAGCCTTAGTACAGCACAGGACAATGTTTCTGCTCAAAAATTATATGAAAAAAATAGTTATAAAAAGGATTCGGAATTCTACCATTATGAATTGAATTTAACGGATCAAAAAATGTAAAAGAAATAAGTTTTTTTAACTAATCCATTCGGTGGACATTGATTCGAAAAGAATTGATGTTCTTTTTTATAGACGTTCAAGAAATGAATAGATTTTAAAAGCTTCGACCTTATTAAGAGGAGTGATTTAAAGTCTTTAAAAGGGAGCTATGCTAATATAATTTTAAAGTCATATGAGAGGGATGAAAAAACATGCAAATAAATGAAAAAGCTCGGGAAGAATTATTGAATGAAATAAACGGATTATCAGATGAAAATCTGAATAAAAAACCTTCCGAAGAACAGTGGTCAGTCAAGCAAATAGTCGAACATTTATTCCTGATGGAAGGGGCCATTTCGGAGATGATCCTTGATAGAATGGAAAATGGCGAAGTAGTGAATGCACAAATCAAGCCAATTGAAGCCACAATTAATCGAGACATAAAGATAGAGGCTCCAGAATTTGCAAAACCAAGCAATGATTTTGCTACATTAGAAGAGTTGAAATTTAAGCTGAATATCACACATCAAAAGCTGAAAAAAGTAGAGGAAACGGCCGATGAAAAAGGATTGGAAGTGAAGGGATTCCCTCACCCAGT is drawn from Lysinibacillus sp. SGAir0095 and contains these coding sequences:
- a CDS encoding NUDIX hydrolase encodes the protein MGYIMDIRKLVGSRPLIMAGACVILIDEENRLLLQLRQDNNCWGLAGGSLELGESFEQVAKRELFEETGLVANALELLNVYSGERFYYKYPHGDEVYNVVAAYICKDYQGKLRLEESEVQELKFFKLDELPPNISPPDLPIIIEYINRANHMQCSKKDC
- a CDS encoding GyrI-like domain-containing protein, with protein sequence MNIEFTELEDYEVAYIRRTGSYFEVQEHWGRLIDWAMTNGLFPPHQSFIGISLDNPDLVEPNQCRHDACVTIPESFEKEKHPDVQFRKLDGGLYALHSFYDTPEKLNGVYQYMFGQWLPHSEYESDNNRFPLEFNMNNLAEDPEGKCKVDLYVPIKKKIYIK
- a CDS encoding GNAT family N-acetyltransferase, which translates into the protein MELYQATLEDLEGTSHLFNLYRMFYNQESDLERARAYIKERIESKTSVIFIVKDKGKLIGFTQLYPTFSSISMKRAWILNDLYVDAGARKQGVGEMLLNKAKEFAIETGAKCLSLSTAQDNVSAQKLYEKNSYKKDSEFYHYELNLTDQKM
- a CDS encoding DinB family protein, which encodes MQINEKAREELLNEINGLSDENLNKKPSEEQWSVKQIVEHLFLMEGAISEMILDRMENGEVVNAQIKPIEATINRDIKIEAPEFAKPSNDFATLEELKFKLNITHQKLKKVEETADEKGLEVKGFPHPVFGQMNLKQWIPFIGHHEMRHILQIKEVKENLGLV